In Plantibacter sp. PA-3-X8, one DNA window encodes the following:
- a CDS encoding metalloregulator ArsR/SmtB family transcription factor — MESLAVRASKFAALAEPARLRIVDLLALGDLSPTEIQLALGMGSNLVSHHLSVLQRAGILSRSRSESDGRRNYVRLVPGAFDRLAPEPISAPARVVFVCTANSARSQMAEALWQERSDVPVASAGSRPASEVNPGAVRAAARHGVRIRPSVPRATAEVLRHGDFVITVCNRAHEELGGLDDLHWSIPDPAAPATDEAFDEAFRDIRLRVDEFVSRLAPVAG, encoded by the coding sequence GTGGAGTCGCTGGCGGTAAGGGCGTCCAAGTTCGCCGCGCTCGCGGAACCGGCGCGGCTGCGCATCGTGGACCTCCTGGCGCTCGGCGACCTCTCGCCGACCGAGATCCAGCTCGCCCTCGGGATGGGCTCGAACCTCGTCTCCCATCACCTCAGCGTCCTCCAGCGAGCGGGGATCCTCTCGCGGTCGCGATCCGAGTCCGATGGGCGCCGGAACTACGTGCGGCTCGTCCCGGGGGCGTTCGACCGCCTCGCGCCCGAACCGATCAGCGCCCCGGCGCGGGTCGTCTTCGTCTGCACGGCGAACTCGGCGCGGTCGCAGATGGCGGAGGCGCTCTGGCAGGAGCGCAGCGACGTCCCCGTCGCATCGGCGGGTAGTCGGCCGGCGAGCGAGGTCAACCCGGGCGCTGTCCGGGCGGCGGCACGCCATGGCGTCCGGATCCGCCCGAGCGTTCCACGCGCGACGGCGGAGGTCCTCCGGCACGGCGACTTCGTCATCACCGTGTGCAACCGGGCGCACGAGGAGCTCGGCGGGCTGGACGACCTGCACTGGTCGATCCCCGACCCTGCCGCGCCTGCGACCGACGAGGCGTTCGACGAAGCGTTCCGGGACATCCGCCTGCGCGTGGACGAGTTCGTCAGTCGGCTGGCACCGGTCGCCGGATAG
- a CDS encoding alpha-L-fucosidase: MAMFKDDSVRLPEFEKFVHETPAWFSDAKLGIFVHWGAYSVAAWAEPIGELGATDHAHDFARNPYAEWYFNTIRIEGSPAQQHHRETFGDVDYDHLLELWRAERFDADEVLALVKHTGARYFVPTTKHHDGITLWDAPETNGRNTVARGPKRDLIGEFAAATERAGLRFGVYYSGGLDWHFSPSEPVVETDGPDGWTNRANDRPYADYAYDQVADLIERYRPDILWNDIEWPDPGKDDGARGLVSLFDRFYAAAPDGLINDRWGDTHWDYRTTEYQMGGITDDPWENCRGIGYSFGHNTLEDEKQLLSGEEAIRYFVDIVARGGNLLLNIGLQADGTVPPEQRATLEALGDWNAVNGAVVFGSRQLDDGIASGSESPWTRWTRTGDIANAIIDADGPVTLTLAADAILVDSARLVDGTSLAASVVDGGVRVDLPTRSVPGPQVVRFDLS, from the coding sequence ATGGCCATGTTCAAGGACGACTCCGTCCGCCTCCCCGAGTTCGAGAAGTTCGTCCACGAGACACCCGCCTGGTTCTCCGACGCCAAGCTCGGGATCTTCGTCCACTGGGGGGCGTACTCCGTCGCAGCCTGGGCGGAACCGATCGGTGAGCTCGGGGCGACGGACCACGCGCACGACTTCGCCCGGAACCCGTACGCCGAGTGGTACTTCAACACCATCCGCATCGAGGGGAGCCCGGCGCAGCAGCACCACCGGGAGACCTTCGGAGACGTCGACTACGACCACCTGCTCGAGCTGTGGCGCGCCGAGCGCTTCGACGCGGACGAGGTGCTCGCCCTCGTGAAGCACACGGGAGCACGGTATTTCGTGCCGACGACGAAGCACCACGACGGGATCACGCTCTGGGACGCTCCCGAGACGAACGGCCGCAACACCGTCGCCCGAGGCCCGAAGCGCGACCTCATCGGCGAATTCGCTGCAGCGACGGAACGCGCCGGGCTGCGCTTCGGCGTCTACTATTCGGGCGGGCTGGACTGGCACTTCTCCCCGTCCGAACCGGTCGTCGAGACCGACGGGCCGGACGGCTGGACGAACCGGGCCAACGACCGGCCGTACGCCGACTACGCATACGACCAGGTCGCCGACCTCATCGAGCGGTACCGCCCTGACATCCTCTGGAACGACATCGAATGGCCCGACCCGGGCAAGGACGACGGCGCGCGTGGACTCGTCTCCCTCTTCGACCGCTTCTATGCCGCCGCCCCGGACGGACTGATCAACGACCGCTGGGGAGACACCCATTGGGACTACCGGACCACGGAGTACCAGATGGGCGGCATCACCGATGACCCGTGGGAGAACTGCCGCGGCATCGGCTACTCCTTCGGCCACAACACCCTCGAAGACGAGAAGCAGCTGCTGAGCGGCGAGGAGGCGATCCGGTACTTCGTGGACATCGTCGCGCGAGGCGGGAACCTGCTCTTGAACATCGGCCTGCAGGCGGACGGTACCGTCCCTCCGGAACAGCGCGCGACGCTGGAGGCGCTGGGCGATTGGAACGCGGTGAACGGTGCGGTCGTCTTCGGTTCACGACAGCTCGACGACGGGATCGCGAGCGGTTCGGAGTCACCGTGGACGAGGTGGACGCGTACCGGCGACATCGCCAACGCGATCATCGATGCGGACGGCCCGGTGACGCTGACACTCGCTGCCGACGCGATCCTGGTCGACTCCGCTCGACTCGTCGACGGCACGTCGCTCGCCGCGTCCGTCGTCGACGGTGGTGTCAGGGTCGATCTTCCGACGCGCTCGGTGCCCGGCCCGCAGGTGGTCCGCTTCGATCTGAGCTGA
- a CDS encoding FadR/GntR family transcriptional regulator, whose translation MAVTDEAIARIQAMIVAGDLQPGQRLPPEKELSETLGLSRSSLREAVKALELIRVLDVRRGDGTYVTTLEPSLLHEAMSFVIDMHADGSLIEMFEVRRILEPSASVMAIRHLDDEKIAELRAMVDEVDESTTVEDLVAHDLQFHARVIELSGNAYLASLLAALGSKTVRARIWRGLTEEKAVARTLQEHHAIVDALEKRDTELTRALVTVHVSGVESWLRRSL comes from the coding sequence ATGGCAGTCACCGACGAAGCGATCGCGAGGATCCAGGCGATGATCGTCGCCGGCGATCTCCAGCCCGGGCAGCGGCTCCCTCCGGAGAAGGAACTCAGCGAGACGCTCGGGCTCTCGCGCAGCTCGCTCCGTGAAGCGGTCAAGGCCCTCGAACTCATCCGCGTGCTCGACGTGCGTCGCGGCGACGGCACCTACGTCACGACGCTCGAACCGAGCCTGCTGCACGAGGCGATGTCGTTCGTCATCGACATGCACGCCGACGGTTCCCTCATCGAGATGTTCGAGGTGCGGCGGATCCTCGAGCCGTCCGCCTCGGTGATGGCGATCCGCCACCTGGACGACGAGAAGATCGCCGAACTGCGCGCGATGGTCGACGAGGTGGACGAGTCCACGACCGTCGAGGACCTCGTCGCGCACGACCTGCAGTTCCACGCCCGCGTCATCGAGCTGAGCGGCAACGCCTACCTCGCGAGCCTGCTCGCCGCCCTCGGCAGCAAGACGGTCCGCGCCCGCATCTGGCGCGGCCTCACCGAGGAGAAGGCCGTCGCCCGCACCCTGCAGGAGCACCATGCGATCGTCGACGCCCTCGAGAAGCGCGACACCGAACTGACGCGTGCCCTCGTGACCGTGCACGTGAGCGGCGTCGAGAGCTGGCTGCGCCGGTCCCTCTGA
- a CDS encoding HAMP domain-containing sensor histidine kinase, with product MTTASPARPVASRPTRITARVKLTATYAAFTVVTGLVALIVINVIIWRFPDYPIAPAGDPEQLSGITRGEIRDSLINYSMLALIAMAVIGTGVGWIVAGRVLRPLRDLNDAVRAAAAGSLDHRIAMTGPRDEFRELADRFDDMLARLEQSFLTQKRFAANASHELRTPLATMKMLIEVAQADPEGRDVDRALRRLHETNERGIAIVEALLQLNQLDRRPLVTSPVDLAAVARDASQLVAPDVAHAGVTISSTLRSTAVLGNRVLLQQLLTNLLSNAVRYNSGPGGWVSVWVGEDPQADPSAADHAVVVVSNSGPLLGDDEVARFVEPFDRHDARIARAAGADRGNGLGLTLGARIVELHGGSLGLAPLPAGGLEVTVLLPAVPAPEPDDA from the coding sequence ATGACCACCGCGTCCCCCGCTCGGCCGGTCGCGTCCCGTCCGACGCGCATCACGGCCCGCGTCAAGCTCACCGCGACCTATGCCGCCTTCACGGTCGTCACCGGTCTCGTCGCGCTGATCGTCATCAACGTCATCATCTGGCGCTTCCCCGACTACCCGATCGCGCCAGCCGGCGATCCGGAGCAGTTGTCCGGCATCACCCGTGGCGAGATCCGCGATTCGCTCATCAACTACTCGATGCTCGCGCTCATCGCGATGGCCGTGATCGGCACCGGTGTCGGCTGGATCGTCGCCGGTCGGGTCCTGCGACCGCTGCGCGACCTCAACGACGCGGTGCGGGCTGCAGCGGCGGGCTCGCTCGACCACCGCATCGCGATGACGGGTCCGCGCGACGAGTTCCGCGAACTCGCCGACCGCTTCGACGACATGCTCGCGCGCCTGGAGCAGTCGTTCCTCACGCAGAAGCGCTTCGCGGCCAATGCCTCGCACGAGCTGCGCACGCCGCTCGCGACCATGAAGATGCTCATCGAGGTGGCGCAGGCCGACCCGGAGGGCCGTGACGTCGACCGCGCGCTCCGCCGACTGCACGAGACGAACGAGCGGGGGATCGCGATCGTGGAAGCCCTGTTGCAGCTGAACCAGCTCGACCGCCGACCGCTCGTGACCTCGCCCGTCGACCTGGCGGCGGTGGCCCGCGACGCGTCGCAGCTCGTCGCACCGGACGTCGCCCACGCCGGCGTCACGATCTCCTCGACCCTCCGGAGCACCGCCGTGCTCGGCAATCGCGTGCTCCTCCAGCAGCTGCTGACGAACCTGCTGTCGAACGCCGTGCGGTACAACAGCGGTCCGGGCGGATGGGTCTCCGTCTGGGTGGGCGAGGATCCGCAGGCCGACCCGTCCGCGGCCGACCACGCGGTCGTGGTCGTCAGCAACTCAGGACCGCTGCTCGGCGACGACGAGGTCGCTCGGTTCGTCGAGCCGTTCGATCGCCACGACGCCAGGATCGCGCGCGCCGCCGGTGCCGACCGTGGCAACGGGCTCGGGCTGACGCTCGGTGCGCGGATCGTCGAGCTGCACGGTGGCTCGCTGGGCCTCGCGCCGCTGCCGGCCGGCGGGCTCGAAGTGACGGTGCTGCTGCCCGCCGTGCCCGCTCCTGAGCCGGACGACGCCTGA
- a CDS encoding carbohydrate ABC transporter permease, giving the protein MSNRISAGRSAARQHPPTSSFVTVNPRGLRRGQTKSVSRARSIVSYVVLCLVALAFISPLVYMVATSLKPPAETFTTPPTLIGSSIRWENYSEAFSYLPFGRFLLNGLFVAVVGTMINMAVSVLSGYAFSRLRWRGRNLVFVLFLATMMIPQDVLLIPLYVMMQGFGWVDSFQALIIPFAFTALGAFLCRQFFLTVPQELDDAARVDGAGVIKTFTHVMLPLARPTLAVLAVFSFIAYWNSFLWPLIIVNDVNTYGTIPLGLQQFFGQQGSQWNLVMAASVISMLPTVLMLILLQKHLIRGIVTSGLGGR; this is encoded by the coding sequence ATGAGTAATCGGATCTCGGCGGGCAGGTCGGCCGCCAGACAGCATCCGCCGACCTCGTCGTTCGTCACCGTCAACCCCCGCGGGCTCCGGCGGGGGCAGACGAAGTCCGTCAGCCGTGCTCGGTCGATCGTGTCCTACGTGGTGCTGTGTCTCGTCGCCCTCGCGTTCATCTCACCGCTCGTCTACATGGTGGCGACCTCGCTGAAGCCTCCGGCCGAGACGTTCACGACACCCCCGACGCTCATCGGCTCGTCGATCCGTTGGGAGAACTACTCCGAGGCCTTCAGCTACCTGCCCTTCGGCCGGTTCCTCCTGAACGGTCTGTTCGTCGCTGTCGTCGGCACCATGATCAACATGGCCGTCTCCGTGCTGAGCGGCTACGCCTTCTCCCGCCTCCGGTGGAGGGGCCGCAACCTCGTGTTCGTCCTCTTCCTGGCGACGATGATGATCCCGCAGGACGTGCTCCTCATCCCGCTGTACGTGATGATGCAGGGGTTCGGCTGGGTCGACTCGTTCCAAGCACTTATCATCCCGTTCGCGTTCACCGCGCTCGGCGCCTTCCTCTGTCGGCAGTTCTTCCTGACCGTGCCGCAGGAACTGGACGACGCCGCTCGTGTCGACGGCGCCGGCGTGATCAAGACGTTCACGCACGTCATGCTCCCGCTCGCCCGCCCGACGCTCGCGGTTCTCGCCGTCTTCTCGTTCATCGCCTACTGGAACTCGTTCCTCTGGCCGCTCATCATCGTCAACGACGTGAACACCTATGGGACGATCCCGCTCGGGCTCCAGCAGTTCTTCGGGCAGCAGGGCAGCCAGTGGAATCTGGTGATGGCGGCTTCGGTCATCTCGATGCTCCCGACCGTCCTCATGCTGATCCTGCTGCAGAAGCACCTCATCCGGGGCATCGTGACGAGCGGGCTCGGCGGACGCTGA
- a CDS encoding M15 family metallopeptidase, whose product MQHDMQHQHQHQHHRLPGRQSTVARKGSNRAVVILAATAVALTAAIALVACTGVAPTITRGITALAERPSGDAGAGTTTTTDGAFGTDDGVLEENRYSAYDTDLPAIANLDPDLLEAVQQATDAAAEDDIALYVSSGWRSTAYQQHLLDEAILQYGSEAAARQYVATPDGSSHTRGAAVDIGATDADYWLIEHGADYGLCQTYANEIWHFELATVPGGECPELLPDAG is encoded by the coding sequence ATGCAGCACGACATGCAGCACCAGCACCAGCACCAGCACCACCGGCTACCAGGCCGACAGAGCACGGTCGCCCGCAAAGGCTCCAACCGAGCCGTCGTCATCCTCGCCGCCACGGCCGTCGCCCTCACCGCCGCGATCGCCTTGGTCGCGTGCACGGGCGTCGCTCCGACCATCACCCGCGGGATCACCGCGCTGGCCGAGCGCCCGTCCGGAGACGCGGGTGCCGGAACCACGACCACGACGGATGGCGCGTTCGGAACCGACGACGGCGTGTTGGAGGAGAACCGGTACTCGGCCTACGACACCGATCTCCCGGCCATCGCGAACCTCGACCCCGACCTCCTGGAGGCCGTCCAGCAGGCGACCGACGCAGCGGCGGAAGACGACATCGCGCTGTACGTGAGCTCCGGCTGGCGGAGCACGGCGTACCAGCAGCACCTGCTCGACGAGGCGATCCTCCAGTACGGCAGCGAGGCGGCCGCCCGGCAGTACGTGGCCACGCCCGACGGGTCCTCGCACACGCGCGGGGCGGCAGTCGACATCGGTGCGACGGACGCCGACTACTGGCTCATCGAGCACGGCGCCGACTACGGCCTCTGCCAGACCTACGCGAACGAGATCTGGCACTTCGAGTTGGCCACCGTCCCCGGCGGCGAGTGCCCGGAGCTTCTTCCCGACGCCGGATGA
- a CDS encoding SRPBCC family protein, with product MKRRGSTDSAPDDGSFEPGDEETAKRTRTAEDGVSTVQHSIIVDLPIAAVYKQWVDFESYPEFLPAVREVKLTGEVYSRWTVAISKLSRQFLVEILEQLPEERLVWRTIEGDVWFSGDATFDAIDKQQTRVDVTVHWKPVSAVERTAAALGLAGRVVRGALEAFKTYIESTGGPSGHSRIKVVSPKG from the coding sequence ATGAAGCGACGAGGAAGCACCGACTCCGCCCCCGACGACGGATCGTTCGAGCCCGGGGACGAAGAGACGGCGAAGCGAACCCGTACGGCGGAGGACGGGGTCTCGACCGTCCAGCACAGCATCATCGTCGACCTCCCCATCGCCGCCGTCTACAAGCAGTGGGTCGACTTCGAGTCGTACCCGGAGTTCTTGCCGGCCGTACGCGAGGTGAAGCTGACCGGCGAGGTCTACAGTCGCTGGACCGTCGCGATCAGCAAGCTCTCGCGGCAGTTCCTCGTCGAGATCCTGGAGCAGCTCCCCGAGGAGCGTCTGGTCTGGCGCACCATCGAGGGCGACGTCTGGTTCAGTGGCGACGCCACCTTCGACGCGATCGACAAGCAGCAGACCCGCGTGGACGTCACTGTGCACTGGAAGCCGGTGTCCGCGGTGGAGCGGACCGCTGCGGCGCTCGGGCTCGCCGGACGGGTCGTCCGTGGGGCGCTCGAGGCGTTCAAGACCTACATCGAGTCGACCGGCGGCCCCTCGGGTCACTCCCGCATCAAGGTCGTCTCCCCGAAGGGCTAG
- a CDS encoding serine/threonine-protein kinase → MTEPATAPSQSGELLDGRYRLERPIGAGGMATVHLATDEVLGRKVAVKLFRPGTTDATDGARTASETRLLASLNHPALVTLFDARVVAGDGSYLVMEHVDGPTLSQRIARSPLPSSEVAAMAVDLAEALHTVHAARVVHRDIKPSNVLLRPTILPHQEYRAKLADFGIAYLIDSTRMTAPGSLMGTVAYLSPELVRGADPAPPADVYALGLVLLEALTGRRAYPQTTTHESLMARLNASPTIPGELGYQWKSLLTAMTAADPAQRPTALDVATTVRAMDPVLDPADVTVATSAPAMTTTADPAPTAATEPLVSTTPFESMTGARAETGPTTVLDGTRRSERRLAAGARRQVAAHQPRRLRRWLILAAVLLVIAVAVVWFIVSQAQPPAPTLPTLPEPLSTHLDELLRKVTP, encoded by the coding sequence ATGACCGAACCCGCCACCGCGCCGTCCCAGAGCGGCGAACTGCTGGACGGTCGGTATCGACTCGAGCGACCGATCGGTGCCGGCGGGATGGCGACCGTCCATCTGGCGACCGACGAGGTGCTCGGGCGCAAGGTGGCGGTCAAGCTGTTCCGCCCGGGAACGACCGATGCGACCGACGGCGCCAGGACCGCCTCGGAGACGCGTCTGCTCGCGTCGCTGAACCACCCGGCCCTCGTCACCCTGTTCGACGCCAGGGTCGTGGCCGGTGACGGCTCCTACCTCGTCATGGAGCACGTCGACGGCCCGACGCTGTCCCAACGCATCGCTCGGTCGCCGCTTCCGTCGTCCGAGGTCGCCGCGATGGCCGTCGACCTCGCGGAGGCACTCCACACGGTGCACGCGGCGCGGGTCGTCCATCGCGACATCAAGCCGTCCAACGTGCTGCTGCGACCGACGATCCTGCCCCACCAGGAGTACCGCGCGAAGCTCGCCGACTTCGGCATCGCCTACCTCATCGACAGCACCCGCATGACCGCGCCGGGCTCACTGATGGGCACGGTCGCCTACCTCAGTCCTGAGCTCGTCCGTGGAGCGGATCCGGCCCCTCCGGCCGACGTGTACGCCCTCGGACTCGTCCTCCTCGAAGCCCTGACCGGTCGCCGCGCCTACCCGCAGACCACCACGCACGAGTCGCTCATGGCACGCCTCAACGCGTCGCCGACGATCCCCGGCGAGCTCGGCTACCAGTGGAAGTCGCTGCTCACCGCGATGACCGCCGCCGATCCGGCGCAACGCCCCACCGCCCTCGACGTCGCGACGACCGTCCGCGCGATGGACCCCGTGCTCGACCCGGCGGATGTGACCGTGGCGACCTCGGCACCTGCGATGACGACGACCGCCGACCCGGCACCGACGGCAGCGACCGAGCCGCTCGTCTCGACGACGCCGTTCGAGTCGATGACAGGCGCGCGCGCCGAGACCGGCCCGACCACGGTGCTCGACGGCACTCGCCGCTCGGAGCGACGTCTCGCGGCTGGTGCACGGCGACAGGTCGCAGCGCACCAGCCGCGGCGCCTTCGACGCTGGCTGATCCTCGCGGCCGTGCTGCTGGTGATCGCGGTCGCCGTCGTCTGGTTCATCGTGTCCCAGGCACAGCCGCCCGCTCCGACGCTGCCCACCCTGCCCGAACCGTTGTCGACGCATCTGGACGAACTCCTGCGGAAGGTGACGCCATGA
- a CDS encoding DUF6458 family protein produces MGLGTGIALIVIGAILAFAVNVDVPAVDLTLIGYILMAAGAVVFLISLVLVLRRRQVSSTTRSAVDPGSGERVTRRSTTDNDGPVL; encoded by the coding sequence ATGGGTCTCGGAACCGGAATCGCCCTGATCGTCATCGGCGCCATCCTCGCCTTCGCCGTGAACGTCGACGTCCCCGCTGTGGACCTCACGCTCATCGGGTACATCCTCATGGCCGCCGGCGCCGTGGTGTTCCTCATCTCGCTCGTCCTCGTGCTCCGCCGCCGACAGGTCTCCTCGACCACGCGCTCCGCCGTGGACCCCGGTAGCGGCGAACGCGTCACCCGCCGCAGCACGACCGACAACGACGGCCCCGTCCTCTGA
- a CDS encoding ABC transporter substrate-binding protein, whose translation MKRQLMAGAAMAGVLALTACSGGSATGSQTAESLVWSMWIAGQEDQAAWQTVADEVKSSDKIDVTIQGAPFSDYWTKLRTQLSAGTAPCIVTVQSLRAANYTDVLLPLDDLAKSSGTALDEFDATALDAMKVDGKLYALPYDTGPLVMFYNKDLFAEAGVAEPKPGWTVDDFEAAGEALKSAGKQLYAPSAEDLYLESMILSYNGGRVVSEDGSLDVTNAKFAAGLEWIAGLVKDGYATPASADSSADDNAFINGQAATYVDGPWSLINTKAKATFDVGVVTLPAGSAPTTFSAGSGFGVSKECKYPEQAYQAITTMTSEDVLSTLGKEGRAFPARTTAQGAWFDNAGIDGVEESFAAAQDGSVPLPGNKNSDQLAQLMSQYAIQAMNGQQSGAEVLDQISSQLPK comes from the coding sequence ATGAAACGACAGCTCATGGCCGGCGCGGCGATGGCCGGTGTCCTCGCCCTCACGGCGTGTTCCGGTGGCAGCGCGACCGGCTCCCAGACTGCAGAGTCGCTCGTCTGGTCCATGTGGATCGCCGGTCAGGAGGACCAGGCAGCGTGGCAGACGGTCGCCGACGAGGTGAAGTCGTCGGACAAGATCGACGTCACCATCCAGGGCGCGCCGTTCTCCGACTACTGGACGAAGCTCCGCACCCAGTTGAGTGCCGGTACTGCCCCCTGCATCGTCACGGTGCAGAGCCTTCGGGCGGCCAACTACACCGATGTCCTCCTCCCGCTGGACGACCTCGCGAAGAGCAGCGGCACCGCGCTCGACGAGTTCGACGCGACCGCGCTCGACGCGATGAAGGTCGACGGCAAGCTCTACGCCCTCCCCTACGACACCGGCCCGCTCGTCATGTTCTACAACAAGGACCTCTTCGCCGAGGCCGGCGTCGCCGAACCGAAGCCCGGCTGGACCGTGGACGACTTCGAAGCCGCGGGTGAAGCGCTCAAATCGGCGGGGAAGCAGCTCTACGCGCCGAGCGCAGAGGATCTCTACCTCGAGTCCATGATCCTGTCCTACAACGGCGGTCGGGTGGTGAGCGAGGACGGTTCGCTCGACGTGACCAACGCCAAATTCGCTGCGGGTCTCGAGTGGATCGCCGGCCTCGTGAAGGACGGCTACGCGACGCCTGCGAGCGCCGACAGTTCGGCCGACGACAACGCCTTCATCAACGGACAGGCCGCCACCTATGTCGACGGACCCTGGTCGCTCATCAACACGAAAGCCAAGGCGACGTTCGACGTCGGCGTCGTGACATTGCCGGCCGGTAGCGCCCCGACGACCTTCTCCGCGGGATCGGGCTTCGGTGTCTCGAAGGAGTGCAAGTACCCCGAGCAGGCCTATCAGGCGATCACCACCATGACGAGTGAGGACGTGCTCTCGACACTCGGCAAGGAGGGGCGGGCGTTCCCCGCCCGCACCACAGCGCAGGGCGCCTGGTTCGACAACGCCGGTATCGACGGCGTCGAGGAGAGCTTCGCAGCAGCCCAGGACGGATCCGTCCCGCTGCCCGGGAACAAGAACAGCGATCAGCTCGCCCAACTGATGTCCCAGTACGCGATCCAGGCGATGAACGGACAGCAATCCGGCGCCGAGGTCCTCGACCAGATCTCGAGCCAACTGCCGAAGTGA
- a CDS encoding carbohydrate ABC transporter permease: MATLPAAPVRAVRPSKRTARVDPDAVHARRSWWGLGFASPHAIGLALFTVVPIIASLVISLNNWPMLGSPTFVGFDNYAALFADPIFRTVILNTTLFVVLYVPLNLIVSMGLAAWLSPKIKHRQIFRVLFFIPTVTPIVANAVIWRMIYQPDGLIDATMQSSIGVSAPNFLADEHWAMLAIVAMSVWQGFGYNMLIFSAALDSVPESQLEAAELDGAGAWTSFWRIKFPMISPSIFFAAMMTLITAFQVFAQPFILTKGGPGSSTTTLVQFIYNQGFVFQQLGVASAAAWVLFIIILAITAVQFLGQKKWVHYE; this comes from the coding sequence ATGGCTACCCTCCCAGCGGCCCCGGTGCGAGCCGTCCGGCCCTCCAAGCGCACCGCGCGCGTCGATCCGGACGCGGTCCACGCCCGACGATCCTGGTGGGGACTGGGATTCGCCAGTCCGCACGCGATCGGTCTCGCGCTGTTCACCGTCGTGCCGATCATCGCGTCGCTCGTCATCAGCCTGAACAACTGGCCGATGCTCGGATCGCCGACCTTCGTCGGCTTCGACAACTACGCAGCGTTGTTCGCAGACCCGATCTTCCGAACGGTCATCCTCAACACGACCCTGTTCGTCGTCCTGTACGTGCCGCTCAACCTCATCGTGTCGATGGGACTCGCAGCCTGGCTCAGCCCGAAGATCAAACACCGTCAGATCTTCCGGGTCCTCTTCTTCATCCCAACGGTCACCCCCATCGTCGCGAACGCGGTCATCTGGCGGATGATCTACCAGCCCGACGGGCTGATCGACGCGACGATGCAGTCGAGCATCGGGGTCTCGGCTCCGAACTTCCTCGCCGATGAGCACTGGGCCATGCTCGCCATCGTCGCGATGAGCGTCTGGCAGGGCTTCGGCTACAACATGCTCATCTTCTCCGCAGCGCTCGACTCGGTACCGGAGAGCCAGCTCGAGGCGGCCGAGCTCGACGGTGCCGGGGCATGGACCTCGTTCTGGCGGATCAAGTTCCCGATGATCTCGCCGTCGATCTTCTTCGCCGCCATGATGACGCTCATCACCGCGTTCCAAGTGTTCGCCCAGCCGTTCATCCTCACGAAGGGTGGTCCGGGTTCATCGACCACCACGCTCGTGCAATTCATCTACAACCAGGGATTCGTGTTCCAGCAGCTCGGGGTGGCCTCCGCCGCCGCCTGGGTGCTGTTCATCATCATCCTGGCGATCACCGCCGTGCAGTTCCTCGGCCAGAAGAAGTGGGTGCACTATGAGTAA
- a CDS encoding response regulator transcription factor gives MRVLIAEDEQYLAESILEGLQHEGLAADLVFDGDTALERLAVNAYDVVVLDRDLPGTHGDDVCRWIIAQELPCRVLMLTAAADLDDKESGFEIGADDYLTKPFELRELVLRLRSLARRPKASLPPVLEYAGVRLDPFRREVYRNGRYVRLAKKQFAVLEILLAAKGGVVSAEELLERAWDEHADPFTNAVRVTMSTLRKVLGEPWVIHTVPGVGYRVLPPGEDERTRVDAE, from the coding sequence ATGCGTGTCCTGATCGCCGAGGACGAGCAGTACCTCGCCGAGAGCATCCTCGAGGGCCTGCAGCACGAGGGGCTCGCCGCCGACCTCGTGTTCGACGGCGACACCGCGCTCGAGCGGCTCGCCGTCAACGCCTACGACGTCGTGGTGCTCGACCGCGACCTCCCTGGCACGCACGGCGACGACGTCTGCCGCTGGATCATCGCCCAGGAACTGCCCTGCCGGGTGCTCATGCTCACCGCGGCCGCCGACCTCGACGACAAGGAGAGCGGCTTCGAGATCGGCGCCGACGACTACCTGACCAAGCCGTTCGAGCTGCGCGAGCTCGTCCTCCGGCTCCGTTCACTGGCGCGTCGACCCAAAGCGTCGCTCCCACCCGTCCTCGAGTACGCCGGTGTGCGGCTCGACCCGTTCCGCCGCGAGGTGTACCGCAACGGCCGCTACGTGCGTCTGGCGAAGAAGCAGTTCGCGGTGCTGGAGATCCTGCTCGCGGCCAAGGGTGGCGTCGTGAGTGCCGAAGAGCTCCTCGAGCGCGCCTGGGATGAGCACGCCGACCCGTTCACGAACGCCGTGCGGGTGACGATGTCGACGCTGCGGAAGGTCCTCGGCGAGCCGTGGGTCATCCACACCGTGCCGGGCGTCGGGTACCGGGTGCTCCCGCCGGGCGAGGACGAGCGCACGAGGGTGGACGCCGAATGA